Proteins encoded together in one Pseudomonas sp. TCU-HL1 window:
- a CDS encoding NADH:flavin oxidoreductase/NADH oxidase family protein, translating into MTSSKLFEPLRLPNGAVIPNRIAKAAMEENLADADHAPGQALVRLYQCWAEGGAGLIITGNVMVDRHALTGPAGVVLEDDRHLGRFRLWADACRSRGAQAWMQINHPGRQVLAALGQPARGPSAVAVDIPGLSKAFAQPRALGEQEIEALIQRYAHTAALAERAGFTGVEVHAAHGYLFSQFLSPLTNRRSDRWGGSLENRAQILLRAVDAIRQRVASTFCVAVKLNSADFQRGGFDAEDAARVVEMLNAKAVDLVELSGGSYESPAMQGQTRDGSRLAREAYFLEFAERIGEVAHMPLMVTGGVRRKEVAERVVSDSVSVVGLATALAIEPTLPSQWKEGQDTEVKPIVVPWKNRALASLAVASVVKKQLGLLSQGKRSRPRVSPLMALIGNQLKSRRQAKRYRRWIGQA; encoded by the coding sequence ATGACCAGCTCAAAGCTCTTCGAACCGCTGCGATTGCCCAATGGCGCGGTGATTCCAAACCGAATTGCCAAGGCAGCGATGGAGGAGAACCTGGCCGATGCGGATCACGCACCCGGACAAGCACTGGTCAGGCTCTACCAGTGTTGGGCGGAAGGCGGGGCAGGCTTGATCATCACTGGGAATGTCATGGTCGATCGCCATGCCTTGACCGGACCGGCCGGGGTGGTGCTCGAGGACGATAGGCACCTCGGCCGATTCAGGCTGTGGGCGGATGCTTGCCGCAGTCGTGGAGCCCAGGCCTGGATGCAAATCAATCATCCGGGGCGGCAGGTTCTGGCCGCCCTGGGACAGCCGGCGCGGGGACCTTCCGCAGTTGCCGTCGACATTCCCGGGCTGTCCAAGGCTTTTGCGCAGCCCAGGGCCTTGGGCGAGCAGGAGATCGAGGCGCTGATCCAGCGCTATGCCCATACGGCGGCACTGGCCGAGCGTGCCGGGTTCACCGGCGTTGAAGTTCATGCTGCCCACGGCTACCTGTTCAGCCAGTTCCTATCGCCCTTGACCAACCGGCGCAGCGACCGCTGGGGCGGCAGCCTGGAAAACCGAGCACAGATCCTCCTGCGAGCCGTCGACGCTATACGTCAGCGAGTGGCGTCGACCTTTTGCGTCGCTGTGAAGCTCAACTCGGCGGACTTTCAGCGTGGTGGTTTCGATGCCGAGGATGCGGCTCGGGTGGTGGAAATGCTCAACGCCAAGGCCGTCGACCTGGTCGAGCTGTCAGGTGGCAGCTACGAAAGCCCAGCCATGCAGGGGCAAACCCGCGACGGCAGCCGCTTGGCTCGAGAGGCCTATTTTCTTGAGTTCGCGGAAAGAATCGGGGAAGTCGCGCACATGCCGCTGATGGTCACCGGCGGCGTGCGCCGAAAGGAGGTCGCGGAGCGAGTGGTGAGCGATTCGGTGTCGGTGGTGGGCCTCGCCACTGCGCTGGCTATCGAACCGACCCTGCCCAGCCAGTGGAAGGAGGGGCAAGACACCGAAGTGAAGCCCATAGTCGTCCCCTGGAAGAACAGGGCGCTGGCATCGCTTGCCGTGGCGTCGGTGGTCAAGAAGCAACTCGGGTTACTGAGCCAGGGGAAGCGATCAAGGCCAAGGGTGTCGCCACTCATGGCATTGATCGGCAACCAGCTGAAGTCCCGTCGTCAGGCGAAACGCTACAGGCGATGGATTGGCCAAGCCTAG
- a CDS encoding TetR/AcrR family transcriptional regulator — protein sequence MESLNPTQRRIHQAAFRLFAEKGTSQVNILDLAQEAGVARGTIYSNVESMESLFETVAGHLAREMHERVKKSFDSLSDPAQRLANGIRFFIRRAHEDSQWGAFIHKFAMSNTSLREMFTSQATTDLLSGLSSGRYKFRQEQLLSVMTLISSSVLGSIFLVLEGHKTWRESGSDTAELVLRALGVPPEEARALATEELPALPTLD from the coding sequence GTGGAATCCCTGAATCCGACACAGCGCCGCATTCATCAGGCCGCTTTTCGCCTGTTCGCAGAAAAAGGCACCTCCCAGGTGAACATCCTCGACCTTGCGCAAGAGGCGGGAGTCGCGCGCGGAACGATCTATAGCAACGTCGAGAGCATGGAGAGTCTGTTCGAGACAGTCGCCGGTCACCTCGCAAGGGAGATGCATGAGCGCGTCAAGAAGAGCTTCGACTCCCTCTCCGATCCGGCTCAACGCCTTGCCAATGGAATCCGATTCTTCATTCGTCGCGCTCACGAGGACTCCCAGTGGGGGGCGTTCATCCACAAGTTCGCCATGAGCAATACGTCGTTGCGCGAAATGTTCACCAGCCAAGCGACTACAGACCTTCTGAGCGGACTCTCCAGTGGGCGATACAAGTTCCGACAGGAGCAATTGCTCTCAGTCATGACGCTGATTTCGAGCAGCGTCCTGGGCTCGATTTTCCTGGTGCTGGAAGGGCACAAGACGTGGCGCGAATCCGGTTCTGACACAGCCGAGCTAGTGCTCCGAGCGCTGGGTGTGCCGCCAGAGGAGGCTCGTGCGTTGGCGACCGAAGAGTTACCGGCACTTCCTACCCTCGACTGA
- a CDS encoding VOC family protein, with amino-acid sequence MNSRNEMPQLATPQPARHPAPTVKAQRLAHLIFERPDLDEAARFLTDFGLTVSHQDADTLYLRAAEPSPYCYRIHRAAQARFLGFGLEVRNLDDLRELSQLDGASGIEDISRPGGGKQVRLLDPSGFIVEAIYGQAPSEPLPHRAALLLNLVEHPRVNSTQRPPVAPPEVLRLGHVVMEVADYQATCAWYTQHLGFIPSDVQVLPDGSPIVTFMRLDRGDTPADHHTLAIAQSFMATYSHSAYELVDADAVGMGQRVMRERGWKHAWGIGRHILGSQIFDYWQDPWGDKHEHYCDGDIFTAALPTGIHPVSPEAMAQWGQRMPKSFTQPKLSLANLRTLVRNLRRSPDLTLRKLITLMRMFG; translated from the coding sequence ATGAACAGCAGAAATGAAATGCCCCAGTTGGCGACACCACAACCTGCCAGGCACCCGGCTCCCACGGTCAAGGCACAACGCCTTGCCCACCTGATCTTCGAGCGACCTGACCTCGATGAGGCGGCACGCTTCCTGACCGACTTCGGTCTGACGGTCAGCCATCAGGATGCCGATACGCTCTATCTCCGTGCGGCAGAGCCTTCGCCCTACTGCTACCGCATCCATCGCGCGGCGCAGGCGCGTTTTCTCGGTTTCGGCCTGGAGGTTCGCAACCTGGATGACCTGAGAGAGCTCAGCCAACTCGACGGAGCGTCCGGCATCGAAGACATCAGTCGTCCGGGCGGCGGCAAACAAGTCAGGCTGCTTGACCCCTCCGGATTCATTGTGGAAGCCATCTACGGGCAGGCCCCCAGTGAGCCGCTCCCGCACAGAGCCGCGCTTCTGCTGAATCTGGTCGAGCATCCGCGAGTCAACAGCACTCAGCGACCGCCGGTAGCGCCGCCGGAAGTCCTGAGGCTCGGCCATGTCGTCATGGAAGTCGCTGACTACCAGGCGACTTGCGCCTGGTATACCCAGCACCTCGGTTTCATTCCCAGCGACGTGCAGGTGCTCCCGGATGGCTCGCCCATCGTCACGTTCATGCGCCTGGACCGCGGCGACACGCCGGCGGATCACCATACCCTCGCCATCGCCCAGAGCTTTATGGCGACCTACAGCCACAGCGCTTATGAGCTCGTGGATGCCGATGCAGTGGGCATGGGGCAGCGCGTCATGCGGGAGCGCGGCTGGAAGCACGCGTGGGGAATCGGCCGGCACATTCTGGGCAGCCAGATCTTCGATTACTGGCAGGACCCCTGGGGTGACAAGCACGAACACTACTGCGACGGGGATATCTTCACCGCCGCACTGCCCACGGGCATTCATCCCGTGAGCCCCGAGGCCATGGCGCAGTGGGGGCAACGCATGCCCAAGAGCTTCACGCAGCCCAAGCTGAGCCTGGCCAATCTGCGCACGCTGGTCCGTAACCTGCGACGCAGCCCGGACCTGACGCTGCGCAAGTTGATAACGCTCATGCGGATGTTCGGGTAG
- a CDS encoding 4Fe-4S dicluster domain-containing protein, which yields MSKWNLIINVGRCENCYNCVLAERDEHVGNDYPGYAAPASLADEAPIRILRRVQGAAPMVETTYLPVMCNHCDDAPCMKVGGDAISKRADGIVVIDPVKAKGRKDIVRSCPYRAIVWNEEQQLPQTWIFDAHLLDDGWKGPRCQQVCPTDVFEAVKLDDEAMQEKAGKEGLRVLLPKLNAKPRVYYRGLDRWDTCFIGGSVSVNLDGVVDCVASAEISLFQSDKRIAVTYSDAFGDFRFGGLAKKSGCYRIEVRHDLDEAQRECELDESLYLGEIRLTTSHPR from the coding sequence ATGAGTAAGTGGAATCTGATCATCAACGTGGGGCGTTGCGAGAACTGCTACAACTGCGTGCTCGCCGAGCGGGACGAGCACGTTGGCAACGACTATCCGGGTTATGCGGCCCCGGCCTCCCTCGCCGACGAGGCACCGATCCGCATCCTGCGGCGAGTGCAGGGGGCGGCGCCGATGGTCGAGACGACCTACCTGCCGGTGATGTGCAACCACTGCGACGATGCGCCGTGCATGAAGGTCGGCGGCGACGCGATCAGCAAGCGTGCCGATGGCATCGTCGTGATTGATCCGGTGAAGGCCAAGGGGCGCAAGGACATCGTCCGCTCCTGCCCCTATAGGGCCATCGTCTGGAACGAGGAGCAGCAGCTGCCGCAGACCTGGATCTTCGACGCCCATCTGCTCGACGACGGCTGGAAAGGCCCGCGTTGCCAGCAGGTGTGTCCGACGGACGTGTTCGAAGCGGTGAAGCTCGACGACGAGGCGATGCAGGAAAAGGCGGGCAAGGAAGGACTGCGGGTGCTGCTGCCCAAACTGAACGCGAAGCCGAGGGTCTATTACCGGGGCCTGGATCGCTGGGACACGTGCTTTATCGGCGGCAGCGTCAGCGTAAACCTTGACGGCGTGGTCGATTGCGTTGCCAGTGCCGAAATCTCGCTCTTTCAGAGCGACAAGCGCATCGCGGTTACGTACAGCGATGCGTTCGGCGACTTCCGCTTCGGCGGCCTGGCCAAGAAAAGCGGCTGCTATCGCATCGAAGTCCGTCATGACCTGGACGAGGCGCAGCGTGAGTGCGAGCTCGACGAAAGCCTCTATCTTGGCGAGATCCGGCTGACGACCAGCCATCCGCGTTAG
- a CDS encoding molybdopterin-dependent oxidoreductase, translating to MFALPKVLGFTARKHPQFHARLKQKNCTAYIGLQDGSIGRFLEIRGGKVFSRAGKAAEADVSMLFKDLPTALKFLSPNLDMGEIVHAAKNFKVVAKGPDPLVVWFTQTLNLSQTVGLEMGLPMRDGTRRYTTCTNGGPLFVYVKGGLIQRVTPLELDEKDAPSWELQARGKTFRPKRRALVAPHALSLKSLVYSDKRILHPMKRVDFDPDGERNPQNRGKSGYVPISWDEALSIVAKEINRQKRVHGPGSITFPMSSHHQWGNVGYYLSSLMRFANLIGFTRVAANPDSWEGWYWGAMHHFGNSMRVGVPAGYGAVEDCLKEAEMMVFWSCDPESTNGAYAGFEGTTRRLWAKELGIEFVHIDPHNNPTAQLLGGRWIPIRPQTDAALATAIMYVWAVEGLYDKDYVANRTTGFDEWKRYLLGEIDGIAKTPEWQEGETGVPAKDVRALARKWGNRKVYLATGMTGAGFGGAGRGATGQQWARCMIMMMAMQGWGKPGVNFGCLQIGSPVDHHFYFPGYADGGISGELMWTGNAVNNYQRMPHILTMNPVKQLVPRQQLPDAIINGHATGYLWDGMSQEAQFAPFTYPMAGYSPIHMIYRYGGSSFSTVTRSGRWVEAYRHDSIEFVVNQSIWMEGEAQFADIILPACTQLERWDIGEWCNSGGYAHHGYTLVNHRVVSLQHKCIEPLGESRSDYDIFAAILERLGLGGVFTEGCSELDWVKRVFDSSDLPDHISWREFCRKGYYVVPPERPELRPPVDMRWFAEGRQKDLPEPFPLPSQWAEEFGKGLQTPSGKLEFVPETLKRHTRDNPERPALNRYIPSWEGLGTTELIGKYPLQMIATHSRYSFHTSSDGKNGVTSRVADHRARILGHDFWLLRISPGDAAARGIAHRDLVKVYNDRGAVICAADVSALVVPGVVKSYEASAEFQMLEVAGETVEIGGCLNILTPDRPQTQGTSSMSPNSCLVQIEKWQGADAFKRLRAVVGVAHE from the coding sequence TTGTTCGCCTTACCGAAGGTACTTGGCTTCACTGCCCGCAAACATCCGCAATTTCACGCGCGGCTCAAGCAGAAGAACTGCACCGCCTATATCGGCCTTCAGGACGGCAGCATCGGTCGCTTCCTCGAAATCCGCGGTGGCAAGGTGTTTTCGCGTGCCGGCAAAGCGGCAGAAGCGGATGTCAGCATGCTGTTCAAAGACCTGCCCACGGCCCTGAAATTCCTATCGCCCAATCTGGACATGGGCGAGATCGTCCACGCCGCCAAGAACTTCAAGGTCGTCGCCAAGGGGCCGGACCCTCTGGTGGTGTGGTTCACCCAGACGCTCAACCTCAGCCAGACGGTCGGGCTGGAGATGGGTCTGCCGATGCGCGACGGCACCCGGCGCTACACGACCTGCACCAACGGCGGACCACTGTTCGTCTATGTGAAGGGCGGCCTCATCCAGCGCGTCACGCCGCTGGAGCTGGATGAGAAAGATGCGCCGAGCTGGGAGTTGCAGGCGCGTGGCAAGACCTTCCGCCCCAAACGCCGCGCCCTGGTAGCGCCGCATGCCCTGTCGCTTAAATCCCTGGTTTATTCGGACAAGCGCATTCTGCACCCGATGAAGCGGGTCGATTTCGACCCGGACGGCGAGCGCAACCCGCAGAACCGCGGCAAGTCAGGCTATGTGCCCATAAGCTGGGACGAAGCGCTGAGCATCGTCGCCAAGGAAATCAACCGGCAGAAGCGCGTCCACGGCCCCGGCTCGATTACCTTCCCGATGTCGTCCCACCACCAGTGGGGCAATGTCGGCTATTACCTCAGCTCGCTGATGCGCTTCGCCAACCTGATCGGTTTCACCCGCGTCGCCGCCAACCCGGACAGTTGGGAGGGCTGGTACTGGGGCGCCATGCACCATTTCGGCAACTCCATGCGTGTCGGCGTGCCGGCCGGCTATGGCGCCGTCGAGGACTGCCTGAAGGAAGCCGAGATGATGGTCTTCTGGTCCTGCGATCCGGAGAGCACCAACGGCGCCTACGCCGGTTTCGAGGGGACGACCCGCCGCCTGTGGGCCAAGGAGCTCGGCATCGAGTTCGTCCATATCGATCCGCACAACAATCCTACCGCACAGCTCCTCGGCGGGCGCTGGATTCCGATCCGCCCGCAGACTGATGCGGCCCTGGCCACCGCGATCATGTACGTGTGGGCCGTCGAAGGCCTTTACGACAAGGATTACGTGGCGAACCGCACCACCGGCTTCGACGAGTGGAAGCGCTACCTGCTGGGCGAAATCGACGGTATTGCCAAAACGCCTGAGTGGCAGGAAGGCGAGACCGGTGTGCCGGCCAAGGACGTACGCGCCCTGGCCCGCAAGTGGGGTAACCGCAAGGTCTATCTGGCGACCGGCATGACTGGCGCCGGCTTTGGTGGCGCCGGCCGCGGTGCGACCGGACAACAGTGGGCACGTTGCATGATCATGATGATGGCCATGCAGGGCTGGGGAAAGCCCGGCGTCAATTTCGGCTGCCTGCAGATCGGGTCGCCGGTAGACCATCATTTCTACTTCCCCGGCTATGCCGACGGCGGCATCTCGGGCGAACTGATGTGGACCGGCAACGCCGTAAACAACTACCAGCGCATGCCACACATCCTGACCATGAACCCGGTCAAGCAACTGGTGCCGCGGCAGCAGTTGCCCGATGCCATCATCAATGGCCATGCCACCGGCTATCTCTGGGATGGCATGTCGCAGGAGGCGCAGTTCGCCCCCTTCACCTATCCGATGGCCGGCTATTCGCCCATCCACATGATCTACCGCTACGGCGGCTCGTCCTTCAGTACCGTCACCCGCTCCGGGCGCTGGGTCGAAGCCTACCGCCACGACAGCATCGAGTTCGTGGTCAACCAGTCGATCTGGATGGAGGGCGAGGCCCAGTTCGCTGATATCATCCTGCCGGCCTGCACCCAACTCGAGCGCTGGGACATCGGAGAATGGTGCAACTCAGGCGGTTACGCCCACCATGGCTACACCCTGGTCAATCATCGCGTGGTGTCGCTGCAGCACAAGTGCATCGAACCGCTCGGCGAGTCGCGTTCGGACTATGACATCTTCGCGGCCATCCTCGAGCGCCTGGGCTTGGGCGGGGTATTCACCGAAGGTTGCAGCGAGCTCGACTGGGTCAAGCGGGTATTCGACTCCTCTGACCTGCCGGATCACATCTCCTGGCGCGAGTTCTGCCGCAAAGGCTATTACGTCGTGCCGCCGGAAAGGCCCGAACTGCGACCGCCGGTGGACATGCGCTGGTTCGCCGAAGGCCGTCAGAAGGACCTGCCGGAGCCGTTTCCGCTGCCGTCGCAGTGGGCGGAAGAGTTCGGCAAGGGTTTGCAGACGCCCAGCGGCAAGCTGGAGTTCGTTCCCGAAACTCTCAAACGCCACACCAGGGACAATCCCGAACGGCCGGCGCTCAACCGCTACATCCCGTCCTGGGAAGGCCTGGGGACGACCGAGCTGATCGGCAAGTATCCGCTGCAGATGATCGCGACCCATTCGCGCTACAGCTTCCACACCTCCAGCGATGGCAAGAACGGCGTGACCAGTCGAGTGGCGGATCATCGTGCCCGCATCCTTGGCCACGATTTCTGGCTCTTGCGCATCAGCCCTGGCGACGCGGCTGCCCGAGGCATCGCCCATCGTGACCTGGTCAAGGTTTACAACGACCGCGGGGCGGTGATCTGCGCTGCCGACGTGTCGGCCCTGGTGGTGCCAGGGGTGGTCAAGTCCTATGAAGCGAGCGCCGAGTTCCAGATGCTGGAAGTGGCCGGCGAAACGGTGGAGATCGGCGGCTGCTTGAACATTCTCACCCCGGACCGGCCGCAAACCCAGGGTACCAGCAGCATGAGTCCGAACTCATGCCTGGTCCAGATCGAAAAATGGCAAGGCGCCGACGCGTTCAAGCGCCTGCGCGCCGTGGTGGGAGTCGCCCATGAGTAA
- a CDS encoding fumarylacetoacetate hydrolase family protein produces MSAVHVVRFEYQNGIHWGVIRQGRITVVPGTFETTGDFIRQNGIDDLAQVRGTELDEGEVKLLSPLTRNQQFVCQGANYRQHMIESGMDPDAKKYNMIFTKATSCLVAADSDLIKPRNVRFLDYEIELGLVMKRAISGAVAVTDANLHEFIAGVVIVNDYSARDIQIPQMQFYKGKSFRTFGPVGPYLCLLDAKHVHYLKDLQLRLTVNGQVRQSDSTANLVYGPAETLTELSSVQDLAPGDLIATGTPAGCALTIPSPAKQRIAALLPEATKWQMFLKAQESRPQYLKPGDVVEARIRSADGVIDLGVQRNRVVEEA; encoded by the coding sequence ATGTCTGCTGTACATGTAGTCCGCTTTGAATATCAGAACGGTATCCACTGGGGCGTGATACGTCAGGGCCGCATCACGGTCGTCCCCGGTACCTTTGAAACCACCGGTGACTTCATTCGCCAGAACGGTATCGACGACCTCGCTCAAGTTAGAGGTACGGAGTTGGATGAGGGCGAGGTGAAACTGCTGTCGCCTCTGACCCGTAACCAACAGTTCGTCTGCCAGGGCGCCAACTACCGCCAGCACATGATCGAGTCGGGCATGGACCCTGACGCGAAGAAGTACAACATGATCTTCACCAAGGCGACGAGCTGCCTGGTGGCAGCGGACAGCGACCTGATCAAGCCGCGCAACGTGCGTTTCCTGGACTACGAGATCGAACTGGGACTGGTGATGAAGCGCGCGATCAGCGGCGCCGTTGCCGTCACCGACGCCAACCTGCATGAGTTCATCGCCGGCGTCGTCATCGTGAACGACTACTCGGCGCGCGACATCCAGATTCCCCAGATGCAGTTCTACAAGGGCAAGAGCTTCCGCACGTTCGGCCCGGTCGGCCCTTACCTCTGCCTGCTGGATGCCAAGCACGTACATTACTTGAAAGACCTTCAGCTGCGCCTGACGGTCAATGGCCAGGTGCGTCAGAGCGACAGCACGGCCAACCTGGTTTATGGCCCCGCTGAAACACTGACCGAACTCTCCTCCGTACAAGATCTCGCCCCCGGTGACCTGATCGCCACAGGCACTCCGGCGGGTTGTGCCCTGACGATCCCCTCCCCCGCCAAACAACGTATCGCGGCCCTGCTGCCGGAAGCCACCAAATGGCAAATGTTCCTCAAGGCCCAGGAGAGCCGGCCGCAATACCTCAAGCCTGGCGACGTGGTCGAAGCGCGCATTCGCAGTGCGGATGGCGTGATCGACCTGGGTGTGCAACGTAACCGAGTCGTGGAGGAAGCCTGA